Genomic DNA from Nonomuraea rubra:
GGACACCTCCCGCCGCCGAGGAGCAGCACCGTAGGGCGGCTTGGCAGTAGCAGCACGCAGTGGAAGCTCCACAGACAAGGCGGAGGCGCGCGGAGCAGAGGATGCGAGAGGACTGGTCGGCGACGACTCGACGGCGGAAGCCGGCAACAGCGGCTCAGCACCACCAGCGTCCATCCCCGCCTCCGACCGCCGCCCCCGTGCTTCGGACAGCGACCGCCCCTCGCCATCCGACTGCTTACTCGGAGTGTCGAGTGAGCGCTCAGCGTCCATTCCGGGAACCTGCTGAGGCCGGGAGGGCTGTTCGGGAAGCCGGGTCTTGGCGACGGCCAGGATGACGGCGGGCCGACGGGGTGCGGCCGTGGTGTGCGGAGTGCCGGTCTCCGGCTGCCTGACATGTAACCCGGGATTCGTGTTGTGTGCCTGCGCCGCTCCCGTGGGCGCGTCCGTGTCAGGTGCCGGTGTGAGGCGCGCGGAACCGCTGGAGCCGGTCGCGAGCGCGCGCCGCCTGGCCCAGGCGCCCGCGTGCGCGCCGAGCAGCAGCAGGAGGATCCCTCCCGCCACGTAGAGGCCGTACTGGCCGATGTTCCCGATCGGCGACTCGCTCGACTGGGCCTTCACGCCATCGCTCTGCACGGGAGCCTCGTCGGCGCCGTCTTTCGTATCGGCCGGGACCAGACCGTCGTTCTCGCCCTGGTCGACAGCGGAGGGGATGGGAAGGTTGCCGCTCGGGTCGGCGTCCGGAATGTCGGGCAGCTTCGTGGTCGTCGGCTTACGGGTGGGTGTGGTCGGCTTGCGCGAGGGAATCGCCTGCTTCTTGGCGGGCAGCGTCGGCAACGCATCGACGCCCCGGGCGTCTCTGTTCTTCGGCGCCTGCGCGCTGTCGGTGGCCTTCCTGGTCGGCTGGGCCGCCGGTGGGGCGGGGAAGGTGACGTACGCGGCCGCCGAATCGCCCGACCCGATCGAACCGCCGTCGCCGTCCCCTCTGAACGCCTTGACGGAGAACCCCACCTTCTGGCCCGCCGCCTTGGACGGCACGGCAAGCACCGCCTTGCACGAGGAACCCGCGCAGGCACTGTCGGCGGACAGCCGCCCCACGACACCGGACTGCGTGTTGGAGACCTCGTACGACTGCAGGTCGGGCTCTGATCCCTTGTTCCAGGTGACGAGAACCTTGTCGGTGCCCTGCCTGCTCGCGTTCACGCCTCCTGGCGCTTCGGCCGGCCGCCGCAACTTGAACGTGGTGCTCGCGTACCTGCTTCCGGTGATCTCCCCCTTGAGGGTCACAGTGAAGGTCCCGTTGGGGGCATCGCCCGCGTCGAAGGTGCCGGACAGCGTCTGGTTGGCCCCACCTGAGGCGACCTTCTGGCTGGGCGTGGAAGGTCCGTCCACGTACAGCCCCATCCTCAACTGCATGAGCCCCGTACGCGCGGAGACCACCACCGACGAACTCGAGATCACCTCCCCATCGGAGGGTGACGTGATCTGCCCAGAGGAGCCAACCCGTCCGGAGAGCCCGACCTGTTCAGAAAGCCCGACCCGTTCGGAAATCCCGGCCTGCCCGGAGAAGCCGGCCTGTCCGGCGAAGCCGACCTGTGCCGTCATCGCCGACGCCTGGGCACTACCGCCGAGCGCGATGGATCCGGCCACGATCATCCCTGCGGCTACAACTCTGCCGACTACCGACACGACGCTTCCCTCCATCGAGAGCCTCGCGCCGCCTGAGCACCCTCGGGGCATTCACGCGACGACCGGAAGTGCTGTGCGCCCGGCCGATACGGTCACCGACCGTCCCAGGACCCGCACCCTAGCGACTGTGTTCCTGCTCTCCCAGGCTCCTTGACGCATACGGCATGGACCGAGGGTAAGCGGAACCTTACGGTAGATATCCAGCTCTTGGACACCACGTCTAAGAAGTCGTGACTTGATTGCGACCTTGCCCCTCAGACCTCAACCACCCCATAACGCCCACCTCCTCGAACCTCCCCCTCTTCCTGTCATTCAGCGCACAGCCGCCGCCCCATCTGAGGGCTGTCACCCATCCATGGACGGGCCTTCAGTTCGCGCTCTCTGGATGCACTCGGACACCTCGGCGGCCCGCATCCATGCGCACGAGTAGATCCGGCTCGCTGCAGATGCTCATGCCCGGCAGCAGGAACCCATCGCTTCATCAGTCGGGTGTCCATACCGTGGAGCCGGCACGGGACCTGCCTTGTACGGTGCGGGGGCCTAATAACGGCAGCGAGATGGGCAAGGCAGTCCAGACGTCGGCGATGTCGTCGGTTATCTCGCACTTCGTTAGCTCGACGTCGTTCTCCGCGGCCAGTTCGGAGGCCCTGCGGCAGGCTCCTTCTGGGTCGATCAGCGCCAGTTTGGCTGCTGCGAGGGCGCTGAGGTCGGCGGCGCTGCTGGCTCGGTGGTGGGCGACGCGTACGGAACCCACCGTGGCGAGTGCGGTAGCCGTCGCCATCAGGAGGCCCATGAGCGCCACACCCCACAGGGTGGCCGAGCCGCGGTCCTTGGGATTGATCGTTTACTCCTGGGGTTGGGCGAGGGAAGTTTCGGCGCCTGGGGCGGGGGCGGTGTGTTGTCACTGTTCGGTGGCTGCGGTGGCTGTGGCTGAGACGCGTACTGCAGGCAGGGATTCGCCCCAGGAAGGGCGTACTTCTACGGTGATCTCCACTTTGGTGAGCTCAGCGCCGCGAGTAATGGCTACTTGGGCGTTCGGGCGGGTGGCTGTTTGGGTGAAGGCGCGAACCTGATCCAGGGGTTCGCCTCTGGCTGCGGCGCGAGCCGCCATCCGGGCGGCGTCCACGCATTCGAGTTGGACTCCGACTGCTTGGATGGCCCACAGGGCTGCAGCCAGGACGACCATGAGGGCGGGCAGCATCGCGGCGGTCTCGGCCGTCACCGAGCCCCGCGATGCCGACCGCTTGCTGCTCTTGGAGGTCCGCGCGCGGCGCGGCGTCATTCCTGCCCGGTTTTGAGTGCTCGGTCGATGAGTGAGGTCAGCATTTCCTGGACTTCTGGGCTGCTCACGACCTTGAAGAGGAGAGCAGCGAAGGCACAGGCCGCGATGGTTCCGACCGCGTATTCAGCGGTGGACATGCCGTGCTCTCGGTGGGTGGCCGCGTAGTGGAGCCACTTGTTCATTCGCGGCCGGGAACTGTTGCTGATGCGGTGTCGCTTGCCGATCGAGGAAGAGGGGGGTGACTGGTCGGAGGTAGAAGTGGTCGGGGCGCTGGAGTCCCTTTGGCGGATGGCGAGGGCGCTTGTGGAGGGCTCGTGAGTGCGCCGATCCGCGGCGGTGCTGTGGCGTGGAGTGGTGGTCACTGGGGTGGTCGTGGCAGGGCCGGTGGTTACGGGGCCGGTGGTTACGGGGGTGGTGATTGCGGGGGTGGCGGTTGCGGGGGTGGCGGTTACGGGGGTGGCGGTTGCGACTGTGCGGCGGGGGTGCTGCCGGGGTGTGGAGAAGGTGACCACAGGGGCTGTCGGGCTTCCGGTGATCAGGGTGCGTGTTTGAGCGGGTGGTGTGGTGGTGCCGGCAGGCGATGTGGCGGCTGCGATGTCGTCTGGCGTCGTGGCGGGACTGTGCATCTTGCCTCCAGGGGTTGGAGCCGGGGTTTTGACCGGCGGGAGTTCAAAGGGTGGCGGAGGCGGGGTGGGGAGATGCGGGCCGAACGGCGTTCTGTGGATAAGGGTGACGGCCTGGTCGCTGCCTTGTGGATGGAGCATGAGGTTGAGCTCAGTCTCACGAGAACGCAGAGCGGACCTGCAGGGATGGAAACGTGTTGACGCACGGGGCGGCGCGGGCGTGGGAACACGGTGCTCGCAGAGGGCAAGGCGCACGGGATAGGGGCACGCGCAGGCGGAATCCGGGCGCGGCCATGAGGCCGGTCGCACGCCTGGGGCCAGGAGCACGCGCGCACGCCCTGCCCCCGCCACGCGATCAAGCACAGGCTGGTACGGCGGTGTACTTGGGCGCGGCGGGGACGGTCAGGCACAGCCCGGTGCGGTGGGGGCTCGGGCGCAGCGGGCGGGATCAAGCACAGGTCGGTACGGCGGTGGGCCCGGGGCGCGGCGGGGACGAGGGCGGCCGGGAGTCAGGGTGGCGCGGTGGTGTGCTCGGGGATGGTGGTGCGTAGGTTTCGTGATCACCGGGCGTGGGCGGGGTGGGGATTCGGAGAGCGTGGTTTGTGCCGGTGGGGGGCTCAGGGCATGGCGAAGGTTGAGGCTAGGCCTGCTATCACCGGGATGATGCCGAGGAGGACGAAGGCGGGGAGGAAGCACAGGCCCAGGGGGGCGACTGCCTTTACGCCGACGCTTCTTGCTGCGGCGACTGATGCGGCTCCGGATGATTCTCGGGCGTCGTCGGCCAAGCGTTTCAGGACGTCGGCTACGGGGGCGCCGCTCTGGGCTGCTCGGCTCATGGCTCTGGAGAGCTGGCCCATGGCGGGGTCTTTGGCGAGGGATGCCCAGGTTGGGTCGGGGTCGGCGCCCAGGCGTAGTTGGGTGCTCACCCATGCCAGGCGCTCGCCTACGGGGCCTCCTATCGCGTGGGCGGCGATTTCGGTGGCGGCGCTCACCGGTCTGCCCGCGTGTAGGCAGGCGGTCATCAGATCGGCGGCGAAGGGGAGGTCGGCGGCTATGCGGCGGTGGTCGAGATGGGGTTGCTGGAGTGCTCTTTTGTGGAGGAACAGGGCTGTTGCGGGGGTGATGAGGATGCCTGCCATGGCTCCTGGGATGCCGCCGATCAGGAGGAAAGAGAGCAGGCCTGCGGCGGTGGCGGTGAGTGTTGTTCTGCGGGTGACGCGGTTTGGGTGAGTGGGGGGATGAGGGGCTTGGGGGGATGTCAGGTCTGGACGTAGGCGGGTTAGGCGTTCTGTGGGGGTTCGGGGGGAGAGCCACAGCCAAGCCGATGTTGCGGCGCAGAGGGCGGAGAGGAGTTGGAGCATCGGTGGGTCCGATCGGGTCAGGATTGGGCTCGGGTGGCCATGCGGGTGGTCCACCACAGGCCGCAGACGTCCAGGGTGACGCCGGCCAGTAGGCACATGAGGCCGGGGATGGTGCCGAAGAGGAAGGACAGGGGGTGCATGTTCAGGGCTGCGGCCATGAGGAGGCCGAGGGCCGGGAGTGCGGCGAGCATGCGGGCAGTGGTGCGGGGGCCCGCTAGTTGGGCCGCTACGTCTTGGCGATGGGCGTGGGCGGCTCGTAACGTGTGCGCGACCCGGTCGATCAAGGAGGCCAGGCCTGCGCCTGCTGTGGTGCTGACCTCCCAGCAGGCTGCCAGGTGGCGCAGGCCCTCGCCTCCTTCTTGGGGGGCTGATGAGGTCAGGGCCGCTGAGACGTCACCGCCGTCCCGTGCGGCCGCGATGACCGGGCGCAGGAGGGCTGGGTCTGGGAGGTCGACTGCTGTGATGGCTCTGGTCAGGGCGTCGCTCGGGGTGCGGCCGGCGGAGAGCTCTGCTGCGAGGGACTGGCACAGCTCGATCGACGCGCGTCGCCAGGCCTCGGCGCGGCGGGCTGGGGTCGGCGTGGCTCTGGGGTGAGTGAGGAGTTTGAGCAGGGATTTCCATCGAGGGGTGGGGGCGGGTGAGGTCAGCAGGTTGTTCAGGCGGGTTGTGGCCGTGTTGGGGCCTGTCCACAGCCAGACGGCGCAGGCTGTGGACAACGCGGCTATGAGGATGCTGGTCATGGTCTGGTTTCGTCCGGGCTTGTGATGGCCTGCTTGTGATGGCCCAGCTGGCCTGTGGTTTTTTTGGGGGCGGTGGTTGGGCGGTGGTGAGGGTGGGTTTGCTAGGGGCGGGCTCGTTGGGCTAGGGCTTCGTAGCCGGGGCCGGGGTGGGTGCGACCTTGGGGGTCGAAGGTCAGAGCGGGGATCGACTCGACGAAGCCGGACGGTGTTCTGGAGAGGAGGCAGACTTCGGCGACGCGTCTTCGGCCGTCCGGGCGGCCTCGCGTCAGGTGGATGACCGCGTCGAGGGCCGCTGCCAGCTGACTGTGTACGGCCTCTCTCGTCAGGCCCGCCGCGCAGCCGAGTGCTTCCAGGCGTGGGGGGACGTCGGCCGCCGTGTTCGCGTGCAGGGTGCCGCAGCCGCCCTCGTGGCCCGTGTTCAGGGCGGCCAGGAGGTCGACTACTTCGGCTCCGCGTACTTCTCCGACTACCAGGCGATCGGGGCGCATTCTGAGTGCCTGGCGTACCAGGTCGCGCAGGCCCACTCCGCCGGCGCCCTCCAGGTTGGCCGGGCGGGTTTCCAGGCGGACCACGTGAGGGTGGAGGGGGCGGAGCTCGGCTGAGTCCTCCACCAGTAGGAGGCGGTCGCCCGGGTCGGCCAGGGAGAGGAGGGCTGACAGGAGGGTGGTCTTGCCCGTGCCTGTGCCGCCTGTGACGAGGAAGGCGAGTCTGGCGGTGACCATGGCGGTGAGCACGGGGATCGCGGGCGGGGCGATCATGCCTGCCGTGACGAGGTCCTGCAGGGTGAAGGCGCGGCGGGGTGGGAGGCGCAGGGAGACGCAGGTGCCGCCGGACGCGATCGGGGGAAGTACGGCGTGGAGGCGGACTCCGCCGGGGAGGCGGGCGTCCACGTACGGGGAGGCGTCGTCGAGGCGTCGGCCTGCGGCGGTCGCGAGGCGTTGGGCCAGTCTGCGGACGGATCCGTCGTCGGTGAAGGTGATCGAGGTGCGGCGTAGGCCGGTGCCGTCGTCGATCCAGACCTCGCGTGGGCCGTTGACCAGGACATCCGTTACGTCCGGGCGGGCCAGGAGTGGTTCGAGAGGGCCTGCGCCGATGAGGTCGGCGCAGAGGGCCCGGGCTATGGCGAGGATCTCCGCGTCGCCGTAGACGGACTTCTCGGCTCTCAGGGCCAGTGCTACTTGGGCGGCGGTGGGCTCGACGCCTGTTCTGGCCAGGCGGACGCGTACCGCCTCCACCAGCTCTGGGGAGACCGGCGCCGGCGGCGGGTCCGGGGAGAGGGCGGTTGGCGGTTCGGGGGCCGGTGTCCTCCGTGGTTGAGGCTGGTGAGCGGGTTTAGGGCTTGGGTGGGTGCGAGGGGATGGTGGGTCTTGGGCCAGCCGGGTTCGGGGTGGCTCGTTGGGGTGTGGGTTCTGGGGGCGGGGTGGGGTGGTGGGGTTCGGGATCATGTGGCTGGGAGGAGGTCTCGGAGCAGGGAGGTGCACAGGGCGCCTAGGACGGTGCGGGGGCCGAGTCTCGGGAGCTCGCCACGGTTGAGGGTGGCGGTGAGTCTGGGCTGGTCGGGGAGGGTGCCGGCGGAGGGGATGCCCAGGGCTGTCATGGCCGTGTCGGCGTCCAGGATGCCGGGGCGGAGGATCGCGCGGATGTCGGCCGTGTGGTCGCGCAGCTGGGAGAGGACCTGGACGGCGGAGAGGATGCCGCGCACGTCGGCCGTGGCCACCAACAGGGTGGAGCCGGCTCTGGTCAGGGCCTCTATGGCTGAGGGGTCGAGGTGTCTGGGGAGGTCCACGACCACCAGGTCGAAGCCGCGGGTGCCGGCTTCGAGTACCGAGCGCATGGCCTGGGGCGGGATCGCGTCGACCTCGCCTCTGTGGAAGGACAGGACTGCCAGGTCTCCGAACGCCGGGAGGGCCGCCTGCAACGCGCTGGAGTTGATCCGGCCTTCTCTGGCCACCAGATCTGCCCAGCGGGCGCCTGTCGCCTCCTCGTGGCCCAGCAAGGCGTCTATGCCTCCGCCCAGGGGGTCGGCGTCTACGAGGAGGGTGCGGAGGTGGTCGGTCGAGGCTCGGAGGGCCAGGCAGGCGGCGAGGACGCTCGCGCCGGCGCCGCCTCGGCCGCCTATCAGGCAGATCACGGCGCCTGAGCGGGGATCGGGGTCCATGGCGTCGGCGAATCTGTCCACCAGGTCGCGTTCGTCGTTGGGGAGGGTCATGACGGATCGGGCGCCTGCCGCAACGCATTTTCGCCAGGTGTCGGGGTCTTCGGGGTCGCGGGTTACGAGGAGGACCTGGTCTCGGGGTGGGGGTGAGGTGGCTGCGACGGGGTCTGCTTGGTCGGCGCCTATGGCGATGAGTGGGGCGAGGTTCCAGAACGGGCGGGCGTGGGTGGGGGTCTGGGCCACGTCCAGTTGGGCGCCGGCTGCGGCTGCTATGCGGACGAGGTCGTCGAGGAGGGCTGGGTCCTCGGTGATGGCCAAGGGGCGGTGCATGTTCGGCCTCCCTGTGGGATGTGGCTTGTGCGAGGCGGGGGGTGGGAGGCCGAGTTTGCTGGAGGTGGTGGTGAGGGGTTGAGCCGAATGGGGTTCTGGGGATGAGGGTGCGCTCGGGCGGGCGGACCTGTGGATGACGCCTCTTGTTGATGGGGTGGAAGGCTCGGGGCGCGGCGTAGGCGGCAAGGTGGGGCGCTGGGCGCACAGCGAGGTGCCGGGGAAGGCTTGCTGTGGTGCTTGGGGTGCGCGATGGCGCCAGGAGCGTGGTGCGTCAAGGCAGGAGCGGGGTGCCGGGCCGCCGGGGTGTGGGGGTGGTGAGTGGCCGGCCTGCGGGCGCAGAGGGTGACAGGCGGCAGGGTGTGATCGGGCTCAGGGCCTGGACGAGCCACGGCCGCGAGACGAGCAAGACCTAAGGGACCACCAGTGCCAGTGACAAGCCAGGGCCGGCATGGGCTGGATGGCCTGCTGGGGAAGGTGTGGGTGGCCCGGAAAAGGGGCGACCCCCGCCGGGGGGGAGAGCGGGGGTCGCCTGATCGGTCCGGCTCCGGGGGGGTAGAGCCGGTCCCGTTTCAGAAGAAAGCTTTCATCACTGGACCGGAGCCTGGCAAGGGACTTGCAAAGCAATCCCGTGCAAGGGCGCTCCAGTTTCGGGCGATACCACCGTATGCTGCCCGATCGACTCGAGTTTCGTCGAGCAGCAATCTCGCATTTTCGCCAAGTTTTTTCGCCACCCGATAACGATCACATAAAGCCGATCACAGAGAGTAATCATCACAGGTTGGTAACCGCCTGGACGAACCCGCCTGCCCCCATATGACGGAAGCGCCACCCCATGGTCGAGTAAAGGTCTTGGTCCGAGGGGTTCCCATCAGGGCGGATCCGTCGTAGAAAGGTGTCACGGACCTCTTGTCCGGGTGCATCAGCCGGGTACCCACGCGCGACCAGCCGCGGGAGGCGCGTCGTGACGGGCTTGACCCGCTCCGACGGATTGAGGTGCACGCTTGGTAACCCGGTGTGATGCACCGGCGGACGGCGTCTCTTGACTGAGACGCCGTCAGCTATGTCAGTCCTTCCGTCGGGTCAGCCCCGCTGCATGGCCTCACAGATCGCAGTCGTCTCGCGTACGCCGAGGGTTACCGCAGAGGCACAGTGTTGTACCCAGGTGGCGACGCCCTCCGGCGACCCCTCCAGGTACGCCCGCAACGCCTCCCCGTACGGCAGCTCCAGGTGCCCGGCCTCGACCACCACCAGCGACTTCGGGTCCAGCCCGTACTCCACGAGCGTCAGCCGCCCGGCCGAACGCGCCACGACCCCGTCGGCCGAACCGAACGGCCGCAACACCGCCAGCTCCGCGTGCACCACGGCGGCCAGCACGATCGCGGGCGCCTTCGTGGGCCGCTCCAGCAGCTCGAACAGGGCCTCCATACGGGCCGCGGTGTCGGCGGCGCCGGGAGCGGGGCCCAGGGCGAGCGGGTCAGGAGCCTCGCCCGCGGTCCGGGGGCGGCCCAGGGCCTCAGGTGAGGTGAGGCCGGCGGCGGCGACGGCGTGCAGCCGGGCGAGCACCTGCCTGGGCGCCTTCCGCCAGGTCGAGCCCAGCCTGCCCAGCTCCGCCGAGGCACGCAGCGCGCCCTGGACGAGCGGGTCGTGCACCGCGTCCCGGCGCAGGGCGTCCAGAGGTACGTCCACACCCTCGATGGCGGCCGACGCCCGCGCTCCGCGCAGGGACGACTCGGTGGACACCGCGGGGCTGGCCCGGCGCAGGACTCGGTGCCGGTAGAGCCTGTCGACGGCCTGCCGGGCCTCGTCCACCGCCTCGGGGACGCCGGGGAGCTGGGCGATGACGGCCAACGGGTCTGGGTCACTCACAGGACCCGACCTTACCTGTGCGTTCACGAGCCCCAGCCCGCGGCTACCGAGCTGACGCTTGGTGGGTTAGAGGTAGCGCACAGTGAGCACGAGCGTCAGGCATCCAACCCGACGCCCCCGAGGCACAGCCGCGCGCAGCCCCGCTCACGGCCGACCACGCCGATAAATCCGAACGCGAGGGGGACCCATAAACCCGCCCCCTTCCCCCGCCCGCGTATTTTCCCGATTTCAGGATGACAACATTTCAATAGCGTTTGTAATGCGCACCGATAACCCGCCCCCACTTCCCAGGACTCGGTACAGACCTGTCTAGACCTCTTGTGTACGACGGTCATGAGCTGGTGAAGTGGGACACGAACCTATCCAATCTGGCCATAGAAGGAGCACGAGGTGGCCCCGGAGACCGCTGGTAACGAGACCCAGGCGCTGTCCAACCTGCTGAAGGAGAACCGCCGGTTCGAACCGCCGGCTGACCTTGCGGCGGCCGCGAACGTGACCGAAGCCGCGTACGAGGAGGCCGCGGCGGACCGCCTGGCCTTCTGGGAGCGGGCCGCCGAGCGGCTGACCTGGGCCAAGCGGTGGGACACGACGCTCGAGTGGAAGGCGCCGTTCGCCAAGTGGTTCGTGGGCGGCGAGCTCAACGTCGCCTACAACTGCGTCGACCGCCACGTCGAGGAGGGGCGCGGCGACAAGGTCGCCTACCACTGGGAGGGCGAGCCCGAGGGCGACACCCGTACCCTCACCTACAACGACCTGAAGCGCGAGGTCGGCAAGGCCGCGAACGCCCTCCAGGAGCTGGGCGTGGGCAAGGGCGACCGGGTCGCGATCTACATGCCGATGATCCCCGAGCTGCCGATCGCGATGCTGGCCTGCGCCCGCATCGGGGCGATCCACTCGGTGGTGTTCGGCGGGTTCTCGGCCACCGCGCTGAAGAGCCGGATCGACGACGCCGACGCCAAGCTGGTCATCACGGCCGACGGCGGCTACCGCAGGGGCAAGCCCTCGGCGCTCAAGCCGACGGTGGACGAGGCCGTCGCCGAGTGCCCGCAGGTGGAGCACGTCCTCGTCGTACGCCGTACCGGACAGGACGTCGACACGAACGGCAAGGACGTCTGGTGGCACGACCTGGTGGAGCGCCAGAGCGACCAGCACACCGCCGAGCCGCACGGCGCCGAGGACCCGCTGTACATCCTCTACACCAGCGGCACCACCGGTAAGCCCAAGGGCATCCTGCACACCACCGGCGGCTACCTGACGCAGACGGCCTGGACCCACCACGCGGTCTTCGACCTCAAGCCCGAGACCGACATCTACTGGTGCACGGCCGACATCGGCTGGGTGACGGGCCACTCCTACATCGTGTACGGCCCCCTGGCCAACGGCGCCACCAGCGTCATCTACGAGGGCACCCCGGACACCCCGCACCGCGGCCGGTTCTGGGAGATCGTGCAGAAGTACAAGATCACGATCCTCTACACCGCCCCGACGGCGATCCGGACGTTCATGAAGTGGGGCGACGACATCCCCGCCAAGTACGACATGTCCAGCCTGCGCATCCTCGGCTCGGTCGGCGAGCCGATCAACCCCGAGGCGTACGTCTGGTACCGCGAGCACATCGGCGGCGAGCGCTGCCCGGTCGTGGACACCTGGTGGCAGACCGAGACCGGCGCCATCATGATCAGCCCACTGCCCGGCGTGACCGCGGCCAAGCCGGGCGCCGCCATGCGCCCGCTGCCCGGCATCGTCGCCGACGTGGTGGACGACCAGGGCAACGGCGTCCAGAACGGCGGGGGCGGCTTCCTCGCGGTGCGCGAGCCGTGGCCGTCCATGCTGCGCACGATCTGGGGCGACGACCAGCGCTACATCGACACCTACTGGAGCCGGTTCGAGGGCATGTACTTCCCTGGCGACGGCGCCAAGAAGGACGAGGACGGCGACCTGTGGCTGCTCGGCCGCGTGGACGACGTCATGCTGGTCTCCGGCCACAACATCTCCACCACCGAGGTGGAGAGCGCCCTGGTCAGCCACCCGAAGGTGGCCGAGGCGGCCGTGGTCGGCGCGACCGACCCGGTGACCGGCCAGGCCATCGTGTCGTTCGTGATCCTGCGCGGCACGGCGGAGGAGGGCGAGGACATCGCGGCCGAGCTGCGCAACCACGTGGCCAAGACGCTCGGCCCGATCGCCAAGCCGCGCCAGATCCTGGTGGTGCCCGAGCTGCCCAAGACCCGCTCGGGCAAGATCATGCGCCGCCTCCTGCGCGACGTGGCCGAGAACCGCAGCATCGGTGACGTCACCACGCTGGCCGACAGCACGGTGATGAACCTGATCTCGGAGAAGCTCCCCTCCGCCAAGTCGGAGGACTAGCAGCACCCCCATGAGGCCGCATGTCCCGGACAAATAGGGACATGCGGCCTCATATCGGTACGCTGTATCGCAAGGTGTGCCGGGAAGTCTGGTCGGCGAGTCAGAGCGACACGTGCGTGCGACGAGCATGCCGACCCGACCTAGGAGTGCCTTGCCTACCGAGAAGTGGCCCTTCCCCACCGGTGCCCGCTATGCCCGTGCCCTCGCCGAGGCCCTGCGCACGGAGACGATCGGCGGCATCATCATGCTGGCCGCCGCCGTCGCCGCCCTGCTCTGGGCGAACGTCTCCATCGACGGCTACGAGGCCATGCGCCACGCCCACATCGGTCCCATGGAGCTGTACCAGTGGGTCCAACACGGCCTGCTGACCATCTTCTTCTTCGTGGCGGGGCTGGAGGTGAAGGAGGAGTTCGTCCACGGCGAGCTGGCGAACCCGCGCAAGGCCGCCCTCCCGATCATCGCGTCCCTGGCGGGCATGGTCATGCCTGCGATCGTGTTCCTGCTGGTGAGCTGGGGGGCGGAGGACGCCGCCAGGGGGTGGGCGATCCCGACCGCCACCGACATCGCCTTCGCCCTGGCCGTGCTGGCCGTCACGGCGAGCGCGATGCCCGCGGCGCTGCGCGCCTTCCTGCTGACCTGCGCCGTCGTGGACGACCTGGGCGCCATCGCGGTCATCGCCGTCTTCTACACCGAGAACGTGAACGTCCCCATGCTGCTGCTCGGCGCCGCCCTCGTGGCCGCGTACGGGCTGCTCCAGCGCCGCCTGGTCACCAGCCCGTGGGTGCTCGTCCCGATCGCCCTGGCCGCCTGGTACGCGGTCGAGACCAGCGGCGTGCACGCCACCGTCGCGGGCGTCGCCCTCGGCCTGATGACCAGGGTCACCACGGCGGAGCACGAGCGACGCTCCCCCGCCGAGGCCGCCGATCACTACGTTCGCCCGATTTCCGCGGGTCTGGCCGTGCCCGCGTTCGCGTTCGTGTCGGCGGGGGTGAAACTCGATGGATCAAGCCTCGGCGCTAT
This window encodes:
- a CDS encoding type II secretion system F family protein; the encoded protein is MAGILITPATALFLHKRALQQPHLDHRRIAADLPFAADLMTACLHAGRPVSAATEIAAHAIGGPVGERLAWVSTQLRLGADPDPTWASLAKDPAMGQLSRAMSRAAQSGAPVADVLKRLADDARESSGAASVAAARSVGVKAVAPLGLCFLPAFVLLGIIPVIAGLASTFAMP
- a CDS encoding type II secretion system F family protein translates to MTSILIAALSTACAVWLWTGPNTATTRLNNLLTSPAPTPRWKSLLKLLTHPRATPTPARRAEAWRRASIELCQSLAAELSAGRTPSDALTRAITAVDLPDPALLRPVIAAARDGGDVSAALTSSAPQEGGEGLRHLAACWEVSTTAGAGLASLIDRVAHTLRAAHAHRQDVAAQLAGPRTTARMLAALPALGLLMAAALNMHPLSFLFGTIPGLMCLLAGVTLDVCGLWWTTRMATRAQS
- the ssd gene encoding septum site-determining protein Ssd; translated protein: MHRPLAITEDPALLDDLVRIAAAAGAQLDVAQTPTHARPFWNLAPLIAIGADQADPVAATSPPPRDQVLLVTRDPEDPDTWRKCVAAGARSVMTLPNDERDLVDRFADAMDPDPRSGAVICLIGGRGGAGASVLAACLALRASTDHLRTLLVDADPLGGGIDALLGHEEATGARWADLVAREGRINSSALQAALPAFGDLAVLSFHRGEVDAIPPQAMRSVLEAGTRGFDLVVVDLPRHLDPSAIEALTRAGSTLLVATADVRGILSAVQVLSQLRDHTADIRAILRPGILDADTAMTALGIPSAGTLPDQPRLTATLNRGELPRLGPRTVLGALCTSLLRDLLPAT
- a CDS encoding TadE family type IV pilus minor pilin gives rise to the protein MTPRRARTSKSSKRSASRGSVTAETAAMLPALMVVLAAALWAIQAVGVQLECVDAARMAARAAARGEPLDQVRAFTQTATRPNAQVAITRGAELTKVEITVEVRPSWGESLPAVRVSATATAATEQ
- a CDS encoding DUF4244 domain-containing protein, whose translation is MNKWLHYAATHREHGMSTAEYAVGTIAACAFAALLFKVVSSPEVQEMLTSLIDRALKTGQE
- a CDS encoding oxidoreductase, which gives rise to MSDPDPLAVIAQLPGVPEAVDEARQAVDRLYRHRVLRRASPAVSTESSLRGARASAAIEGVDVPLDALRRDAVHDPLVQGALRASAELGRLGSTWRKAPRQVLARLHAVAAAGLTSPEALGRPRTAGEAPDPLALGPAPGAADTAARMEALFELLERPTKAPAIVLAAVVHAELAVLRPFGSADGVVARSAGRLTLVEYGLDPKSLVVVEAGHLELPYGEALRAYLEGSPEGVATWVQHCASAVTLGVRETTAICEAMQRG
- a CDS encoding Rv3654c family TadE-like protein; amino-acid sequence: MNPKDRGSATLWGVALMGLLMATATALATVGSVRVAHHRASSAADLSALAAAKLALIDPEGACRRASELAAENDVELTKCEITDDIADVWTALPISLPLLGPRTVQGRSRAGSTVWTPD
- a CDS encoding TadA family conjugal transfer-associated ATPase; protein product: MVEAVRVRLARTGVEPTAAQVALALRAEKSVYGDAEILAIARALCADLIGAGPLEPLLARPDVTDVLVNGPREVWIDDGTGLRRTSITFTDDGSVRRLAQRLATAAGRRLDDASPYVDARLPGGVRLHAVLPPIASGGTCVSLRLPPRRAFTLQDLVTAGMIAPPAIPVLTAMVTARLAFLVTGGTGTGKTTLLSALLSLADPGDRLLLVEDSAELRPLHPHVVRLETRPANLEGAGGVGLRDLVRQALRMRPDRLVVGEVRGAEVVDLLAALNTGHEGGCGTLHANTAADVPPRLEALGCAAGLTREAVHSQLAAALDAVIHLTRGRPDGRRRVAEVCLLSRTPSGFVESIPALTFDPQGRTHPGPGYEALAQRARP